ACCGCCTGGGTTAAACCCCGATTCCCTTATCATGGGACAATTAGTGTGCCTGTCGCTAAGGCAGTAACGACATTCGTTGCAGGGAACGTGGTGGGTGGCTACGACCCTGTCGCCCGCGTGGAACCCGCTCACTCCCGGACCCGTTTCAGCTATCTCCCCTGCGACCTCGTGACCCAGCACCAATGGGGCTTTCGGTACCCTGTACCACTCCATAAGATCGCTTCCGCAGATTCCGCTCGCCCTGATCCTGATCAGCACCTCTCCCTCGCCCGGCTCAGGGCGGGGAAACTCCTCAACCCTTAAGTCACTGTTTGTGTGGTAGACTGCGGCAAGCATATTAGGAACTTTCTTCTTTTAGTTCCATGAAAAGCTCGTGGGCCTGTTTCGGGGTCATGTTCTCATGAACGATACCGCGGATCGCCCTTATAATCGCGACCGGGTTGTCACGCTGCCATATGTTTCTTCCCATGTCCACTCCCGCGGCGCCTCTGGATATCGCCTCGTGGGTCATGTTGAAAACATCCATTTCGGTATCGAGCTTCGGACCGCCCGCGATTACTATGGGGACGGGACAACTGCTGGTCACCTTCTCGAAATCCTCGCAGTAATAGGTCTTAACAATACGCGCTCCGAGTTCCGCGCATATCCTGCAGCAAAGCCCAAGATACCTTGAGTCCCTTTTTTCAAGCTCCTTCCCGACAGCCGTTATTCCGAGAACCGGAATGCCGTATTTCTCCCCTTGGTTCACAAGCTCTGAGAGACCCAGGAGGGTCTGTCTCTCAAATTCGGTTCCGACAAAGACAGAAAGCCCTACTCCCACCACGTTAAGCCTTATGGCCTCCTCAAAATCCACGGTAATCCCCTCGTCCTCAAGATGCGGGCCCGCGATGCTGGTTCCCCCGGAGACCCTTAGCACTACGTTGGCTCCCGAGTCGGGGTCGACCGAGGTTCTTAGCACTCCCCTCGTGAGCATTATGGTGTCGGCGTAAGGGAGAAGAGGAGTTATGGTTTCTCTGGGAACCTCAAGGCGGTGAGTGGGACCGAGGAAATAACCGTGGTCAAGGGCGAGCATAACCGCCCTTCCGGTATCTGGCCTTATAATGCGGGCCATCCTGTTTTTCATGCCCCAATCCATCAGAACACGCATCCTCCAATTGCCGTTTCGCTAAACTCTAGAGCAATACCCGCTCCATGTCAAACTCCCGGCGAGGCAGAAGACATGCGGGTGCAGGACAAAGCTTTTGTCCGACGGCAATCGGCCTTCAAACATTCGGCTGCAACACTCTCCAGTAGAATTCTCCCCGCCCTGATATATACTCATCCGGGTTCTTCATCTATATTTCTTTTTTTGCACAGATCAATCCGACCGGAGGAAAAAATGACTGGCAAAGTTCTGAACCGAACCTTAAGCGCAAACGCGTTCCTGTTGATTCTGCCCTTCGTGGTGGTTCTGTTTTTCGCAGTTCTGTCATGTGGCGACGATGACGAAAGTGGTCCCCTTGTGGGAATAGTCTATGACGAGGCTGGCAAAGGTGACAAATCGTTTAACGATTCCGCCTACGAAGGAATTAAAAGAGCCCAAGAAGAACTTGGAACCGTGGTGAGCGAAGAAATAACCGACGGAACGGAGTCGCACCGCGAGGAATTGATCCGGTCTCTCGCCGCGAACAACGATCTTGTAATAGCGGTCGGATTCTTGTTTGAGAATTCAATAAAAAAGGTCGCCGCGGAGTACCCAGACACCAATTTCGCCGGCATAGACATTCAGCAGGGAAATGACCCTCCTGAGAATTTCGCAAGCCTGCTCTTTAACGAGGCCGAAGGCTCCTTCCTCGTCGGTGTTGCGGCCGCGCTTACGACCAAAACAGATAAAGTCGGTTTTATAGGAGGATTGTGCGCTACTCCGGACAAGCTCATTGAAAAATTCGAGGCGGGGTTCATCGCGGGCGTAAAAACGGTAAATCCGGATATCACGGTCAAAACGGAATATCTGACGGGCTTCCGTGACATTGCTGGGGGCAAGAGAGTAGCGTTGCGCATGTTCGGAGAAGACGCTGATGTCGTCTTTCATGCGGCCGGCACCTCGGGATTGGGACTTTTCGATGCGGCAAAAGAGTTTAGCAATGCAGAAGGAACAGAAGTATGGGCGATAGGAGTCGACTCGGACCAGTACCAGACCGTCGAAGAATCCGTACGGGAACATATACTGACTTCAATGCTGAAAAGAGTGGACGTAGCCGTATACAATATTATCGAAGCACAGAAAAACGGTGAATTCTCAGGCGGAGCAGTAAATCACGATCTCGCAAACAATGGAGTGGACTACGCAACATCTGGGGGCTTTGTAGACGATATAAAAGATGTGCTTGAAGCCTACAAGACCCTCATAATAAATGACGTGATTGAGGTTCCAAACGATCCAGATAACGAAGGTTGCCTGACACCGCAGACTTATTAGCTTATTAGTAAAATCGCCGTGCCTGCCGCCTCGTAGAATGCCGGCGTCCAGTTAAACCTGATCACGAACTTTTCACAAGCGAACCTGCCATCCTGAACCCCGAAAGCGCCCGCGATATGTGCTCTTCCGTGTGGGTCGCCATAAGCGACGCTCTTATCCTGCATTTTCCGGCGGGGACCGAGGGAGGCCTTACGGCCGGAGTGTAGATTCCCAGCTCGCGAAGCACCGAAGCCAGCTCAAGGGTAGCTTCCGGTTCTCCTGTCAATACGGGCACTATCGCGCTTTGGGACGGAAGCACGTTAAATCCCATGTCGCAAAGTCCCGCCTTGAACGTGTCTACAAGATCCATTAGATGCTTTCTTCTCTGCGGTTCGCCCTCTATGATGCCGATCGCCTCGATTGAAGCGGCAAGAGAGGCCGCGGGGAGGGACGTATCGAAAATGTAGCTTCTTACCCTGTTTCGGATAAAGTCGACGAGACTTCGGCTGCCGGCCACGTATCCGCCCAGGGATCCGACGGCTTTCGAAAGAGTGCCCATAACCACGGGAACCCTGTCCTCAACCCCGAAATGCTCGGTGGCTCCGCTACCTTTTTTTCCCAGAACTCCCATGGCGTGGGCCTCGTCCACCATGAGCATGCAGCCGTGGCGCTCAGAGATCGAGCAGATCTCCCCGAGGTCCGTCAGGTCACCGTCCATGCTGAATACCGTGTCCGTAACTATGAGTTTCTTTCCGCCCCCGCGGTTTCGGGAAACCATGCGCCGAAGGCTGTCCGTATCCAGGTGAGGATAGATCTTGACCGTCGCCCGGGAGAGCCTGCAGCCGTCTATTATCGAGGCGTGGTTAAGCTCGTCGCTGAAAACCGTGTCCCCCTCCCCGACAAGCGCGGCGATCGTTCCCACGTTCGCGAGATAGCCGCTTGAGAAAAGAATCGCGGCCTCGGTCGATTTGAATTCCGCTATTTTTCTCTCAAGCTCGGCGTGAAGATCGGAACTTCCGCTGACGAGCCTCGACCCCCCAGAACCCGTGCCGTACTCAGCAAGGGCCTGGGCGGCCGCTTCCATCACCCTCGGGTCGGTCGAAAGACCCAGGTAGTTGTTAGAAGCGAGGAGTATATGCTTCTTCCCGCCGATTATTATTTCGGGGGACTGGCCCGAGGCAATCTCCGTAAGCGTCCTGAAGAGATTCTCCCCCCGGATGACTTTTAATTCATCCTCAATCCACTCAAGAGAATCGGGGGTTTCCATCCGTACTAACCCTCTTCGGTTACCTTTTTTATGGAAAGATAGGTCGCCCGCAGAAGCTTCGCTAGATCGTCCATCTCGATTCCCACCGGCGGCATGAGCACTACCACGTCCCCGAGCGGCCTTATCAGAACCTCGTGCGAGAGCGCTTCCTCGGCGACTTGCCATCCCACTCTCTCCGCCGCCTCGTAGGGTTTTTTCGTCTTCTTGTCGCTTACAAGCTCTATTCCGACCATAAGTCCCTTGTTTCTCACGTTCCCGACGTGGGAAAGACCCTCGAATTCGCGAAGCTCATTCTCCAGAAACTCCGTTTTTTCTGAAAGGGCCGAGAGGGTGTCGTTATTTCGAAAGGCCTCGAGATTCCCCATAGCGGCCGCGCACGAAAGAGGATTGCCCGAGTAGCTGTGGCCGTGAAAGAAAGTTTTAAATTCCTCGTAGTCTCCCAAAAACTCCTCGTAGATCTCGTCGGTCGTTATGGTGGCCGAGAGCGGAAGGTATCCCCCGGTCATCCCCTTTCCGAGAACCATCATGTCAGGCGTCACCCCGTCGTGTTCGCACGCAAACATCTTCCCCGTTCTGCCGAAACCCGTAGCCACCTCATCAACTATCATGAGCACATCGTAGCGGGTGCAGTACTCCCTTACTTTCGCCAGATAACCGTCGGGAGCCACCACCATCCCTCCTGCAGCTTGAACGCACGGCTCAAGTATGACGGCTGCTATCTCCTCGTGGTTTTCCCTGAGTATTTTTCCCATCTCATCCGCGCACGCAATCCCGCACCCAGGCCAGGTCTCGCCGAGCGGACACCTGTAGCAGTAGTAGGAAGGAGCCCTGTAGGTCTTAAAGAGAAGCGGCGAGAAAGCCTTGTGAAAAATATCGATTCCCCCGACCGAGACGGCCCCCAGAGTGTCGCCGTGATAACCGTTATCAAGGCAGAGAAACGCTCTTTTCTCCGGCCTGCCCTTGTGAGACCAGTACTGAAACGCCATCTTGAGCGCAACCTCGACGGCACTTGCCCCGTCGCCCGAATAAAAAACTTTCTTGAGTCCCGGGGGACAGATTTCCACAAGTTCCTTGGCGAGTTCCGCGGCTGGTGGGTTGGTTATGCCCAAAAGCGTGCTGTGGCTTACAAGCTCAAGCTGTTTTTTTATGGCTCCGTCGATCTCGGGAACCCCGTGGCCATGGATGTTGACCCAGAGAGAGGAAACGCCGTCTATGTATTTTTTTCCCTCGGAATCTATTAAGTAGGAGCCCTCCGCGCGCTCAATCACTATGGGGTCCTTGCGCGCATAATCTTTCATCTGGGTAAAGGGGTGCCAGACGAATTCCCTGTCGTAGGATCCTATCTGCTTTGATCTGTCGCTCATCTCGGTTTGCCAAGAACTGTTTAGAAAGAGGCCCTGAATGGGAAGAATATAACGAAATCGCGGGGGCGAGGCTAGTTTAGAATTTCTTTCCTGACCGGCATCTGCAGGTCGTCAAGCATCCTGAGATCATCGCGCGGCGAGCGTCCGGGAGTGGTAAGGTAGTTGCCGAGGATCATGGCGTTTGCCCCAGCCACAAGACCCATTGCCTGGAGATCGCGAAGCGTCACTTCCCTTCCCCCTGCAGTCATTATTATCTTGTCCGGAAGCACGAGCCTGTAAATCGAGATTGTTCTTACGGCTTCAAGCGGCTGTATGGTCTCGAGGTTCTCAAACGGGGTCCCGGGTCTCGGGTCAAGGAAGTTTATCGGAACCCAGGTGGGGTTAAGATCCCTTATCTCGAAAGCGAACTCCATTCTCTGACGTATGCTCTCTCCCATGCCTAGTATGCCGCCCGAGCAGAGATTCATGCCGGTTTCCTTTACCAGAAGAGCGGTCTTGAGCCTGTCATCGTAGCTGTGGGTAGTGCATATGCTGGGGAAATGGCTTCTGCAGGTCTCTATATTGTGGTTGTATCTCCACACCCCGTGGTCCCTTAGTTCATAGGCCTGTTCTCTTGTCAGATCCCCCAGAGAGCAACCGACCTTTAGGTTCGTTTCCGCGCAGAGAAGGTCAACGGCCTCGAGAACCTTTTTGAATATCCTGGGCGTCGGGCCCTTGGCGCTTATCACTATGCAGAAATCCATGGCGCCCATTTTCTCCGCCTGCCTCGCAGCTCCGAGTATTCTCTCCGCCGCCATAAGCGGGTGAGCCTCAATCTCGGTATCGAAATGGGCCGACTGGGAACAGAAAGAGCAGTCCTCGGGACAGTTTCCCGTCTGGGCGCTTATTATCGAGCGCAGAAACACCCCGTCGCCCTTATATTTGAGAGTCACCTTTCTCGCAAGCGATATAAGTTCCGAGAGGCGCTCGGCGGGAAGTTCCGAGAGCGCCAGGGCGTCTTCAAAAGTTATGTCTTCCTCTTTTTCGAGAAGTTTTTCGGAAACGACGTCAAGAATGTCTATTTGGTTGCCTCTGAGTATTAAGTCTAGGGGAATCTAGGTTACAGAAACGGGCGGGGTTGTCAAACGAAGCCGGTTTGCGGTCCGAGCACTTCTCATCCGGAAAAAACATCCCCAACAGCGTCCGCAAGTTCCTCTATGGAGCGCACTATCGTACCGCCGCTTTTTCGTATGAAGTACTCGACCTGAAGGTTCACGGTGCTCCCCAGGTTATCTCCCGTGAGACGAAAATCCCCCCTGTAGCCGAGAATCTTCTTCCCGAGAGCGAAAGCGTAGCCTATCTCCGAAGCGGTGCCGCTGTCAACGTCCGTGCCGTCCAAAACGGCGAGCACCCCGTCTGAGGACTCTATCGCCTTTGTGTTTTTCTCTCCGACAAGCGCGTTGAAACGCCTCCATGCCTCTTTTTCCGCTTCGGGGGCAGGGATTTTAAAGCCTATATCCCACGGATCAAGGACCTCGAAACCTGATTCTCTCACGAGAGGCAGAAGCCGCTCGTAGTAAAAACCCCGGCTGGCTTCCGAGAATCCCAGCGGACTCGCTATATAGATTTTCTTCATTTATTAGGACTTACCGGTCCGTATAACCCTGAAATTGCTTTACAAACTCCCTTGCAATTTTAATTTCAGTTATGATTTAATATAAAAAGTATCAATTTTACCCCATGAGGTTAGTACGGTAAAAGATTTTGGGAGGAATATCAGGATGAAACTTAAAGTACACGGAATGTTTTTAAGTTTGTTTTTTGCGCTGGCGTTTTGTCTTTCGTTCAGTATTGAAGCGTCGGCTCATGAATATACAAGGTCTGACGGGCAACATACCTATACTCATAGCGAAGATATCAACGTAAGCGCGTCGGGTGTCGGCATTGCAAATGAAGCTCAAATGAAGCTGTTCGTTCGTCATCTGGCCACGCACCTTGATCTGATTCAAAAAGATACGAGCCTTGACGAAATGACAAAACAGGAGCAGTCAAGGGAGATCGTAATATTTGCAACCAGGGCAAGACAAGTGGGCCCTTTCAACGACGGGAGCGATATTTACGTCATAGGAGTAACTCCGAGAGGAGCCATAACGAATCACGGACTGCATCCAAATCTCTACGGCTACAGATATGATTCTTCCCAGGAGCCACTGAGAACTTTGCTCGGTGATACCGTTCCCGAACTCTCGGATGATGTTGATCCAGAGTGCGCAACGTATGACAGCGGGAACAGAGTGGCCTGTGCGGTCAGACAACAGACCCCCATAGGTACGATAACAACCATAACGGGTCTTCATCACGGGGAAGACGACTACGCTCAAGCTCCCAACTGTGATGAGTTCAATTTTGCGGTTACGGCCAAGGATGTCGAGGACGAGACAGATCCTGTCAGGAAAAAAGAACTCCTTAAAGAGTACGTAAAAGAGGTTATCGCGACATCTACAAGTCTGCTAGCCCGTATAGGGCAGGAGGTAGCCATAGAACTACGCTCCTTTGATCCTGCAAACCCAGACCCAAGAGTTGCAGCAGAAACAAATGCAAGGTTCTACGAAAAAGCGCCTTGCTTCCATAAGGAACCTGATTTACGTTACCGCTCCACATACCCTTTCATTATGGACCCGATACGTGGAGTCGTGTTCCTGAGCGGGACCGACTTTGCCCGAAACGGTATAAGCGCTTCGTTAAATGACCCGAACCCGGTTCCGTATGATGGAACAAATATCGAACCAAATGTCCTGACCGCTATTCAGAGAACACTGACAGGTATTACACCTGAAGATAAAGCTGAAATAGATGAAATGGATATAGCGACGATAGAACATGGAGATTCCGGTTTCTTCAGATATCACTGGTCCCATCCAATAAATACGGAGTTGAACATCCCTGGTGGCCAGATTGCTCTTGAGAGGGAAGTGGTTCCCGGCAAAGCGCTCAAGGAAAGCTACATCGAGGCAGTGGACCTGCTCGCTGGTTTGCCCATTGCGCCTCCTCCCGGGACTAAAGCCTTATTCGTGTTTGGTTCCGGAATCTACCTAGAGGAGGGGGATGGCATGATGCCGGAGCCAGAGATGCCGGCGGAAGACAGCGATGACGGGTGTGCTATCGCCGCAACCGGCAACACGCCACAAAGCATGTTGTTTAACCTGTTTTTGATAGCATCTGTTTTATTCTCGGCCGTTTTCCTGAGAAAGCGCGTTTAACGAAAGCAGACATTTTTCCGCGAGCGGTTTCCACCGCCCAGAGAAAAAAACCGGTTCAGAGAGGGCAGCTTTTCATAAGAAGCTGCCCTCGTCTCTTTCTCCGTGGTTTAACTCTCCGCCTCATCAACTGCTAAGCGAGACGTTCAAAGCATCGACCAAAACACCAAACAAGCATTGAGATTGAGCAGGTGCGATTTCTTACCGGTGGGAGAGACACCAGAAACCTTCTATAATCGTCACGGATTCGCCGCACCGAATCACTTGCTTTCATCCATTCTTCCGCAAGACCTAAAAGACAGCATTCTCTCCCTCCCGCTTTTCAGAGGAGGCCCCTGAAAAAAACACAAGATAAAAAAGGAGCTGTCTATACCCAAAAGAACATTCTTGCTAAACAAGTCCAGGTTTGATTGCAAGAACTTTGTACGGTATAAATTCTCAGGCTATGCCGGACGCAGAAATAAAGTGCAATCTTTTCATTGACGGCGAGGAAAAAACGCCTGCAAGCGGTTCCTATTCAATAAGGGAGAACCCGGCAACGGAAGAACCCCTGGCGCAGGTCGCCCAGGGAGGACCGGAGGACGTTGACGCGGCGGTGCAGGCCGCCGAGCGAGCCTTTCCGGCGTGGTCGAGACTCCCTGCATCGGAACGGGCCAAATATCTCCTTCGGATCGCCCAGATGCTCTCCGACAACAGGGACAAGATCTCCCTTATAAATACCCGTGAGACCGGAAAACCCATCCGTGAAAGCAGCGCAGTAGAGATAGGCGGTTCGGTGAGAACCCTTGAGTACTACTCCGGCGCGCACACTCGCCTAAACGGAGAAACCTTGCAGGTAAACGAAAACCAGATATCTCTCACGATAAGGGAACCCGTGGGGGTTGCGGCGCATATAATCCCCTGGAACTTTCCCCTTCTTCTTTCCTTCTGGAAAATAGCCCCCGCGCTTGTGGCAGGATGCACCGTGGTCATAAAACCCGCGGAACTCACTTCGTGCGGAATCTTCGAGGTAGCGAAGCTCTGCTCCGAGGCAGGGCTTCCCGACGGCGTGCTTAACGTGGTGCCCGGAGAGGGATCCGTAGCCGGCCAGGCGCTTACCGAGCACCCCGGTATAGGAAAGATAGCTTTTACGGGCTCGACCGAGGTCGGAAAAAACGTCATGAAAACAGCGGCGGGACAAATAAAAAGGGTTTCTCTTGAACTTGGCGGCAAGGCTCCCTGCATAGTTTTTCAGGACGCAAACGTCGAGGGAGCAGTGGAGGCGTGTCTTCGCGGAGGATTTTTCAACCAGGGAGAGAACTGTACAGCCGTTACCAGGCTAATGCTTCACGAAAAGATATACGATGAGTTTCTCTCCTCTTATCTTGACAGAATCTCGAAGATAAGAATCGGAGACCCCGAGGACCCGGAAACTGAGTTCGGGACGGTGATTTCAAAGGAACACTTTGAGAACGTAATGAACTACATCGAAAAAGGCGTCTCAGAGGGAGCCCGGGTGGTCGCCGGAGGGAACCGCCCCGAGGGGTTCGAGAAGGGTTACTACATAGCACCAACCGTTATAGAGGACATCCCTCCCGGCTCGGTTCTTCTGCGCGAGGAGATCTTCGGGCCGGTGGTCTGTGTCATCCCCTTTAAAACCGAGGAAGAGGCCGTCGCGGCGGCAAATGACGTCGAGTACGGACTCGCCGGAGGAATCTGGACCCAGGACATAAACCGCGCGCTTCGGGTCGCGAAGGCCGTAAAGGCCGGATACCTCTGGGTAAACACCTACGGGGGCATAATCCCCGAAACTCCCTACGGGGGATTTAAGCAGAGCGGAATCGGAAAAGAACTCGGGGCCGAGGGGATAGACAACTACCTTGAGACCAAGTGCGTTAACATCTTTACCGGGGAAAGCACCGGGAAGTGGTACAAAGGGTAGTTGATGCTCTTCAAATACATAATCTACGAAAAAACGGGTGAAGCTGCCGGGGGAACGAAGACGTTTATGGAGAAAAGACCGCCTGATTTCTCGCCCTACAGAAAGTAGCCCATTCCGGGAACTCCGTTATGTTCCCGGCGCTTGAATTATAAAAACTTTACTCTATAATACAGGGTTTCATATTTTGAGGCCCGCCATGGAAATGCAGGACGCAAAAATATTCAGCGGCACGTCAAATCACCCTCTGTTCGAGGATGTGTGCAACTATCTTGAGGTTTCCCCCGGAGAGATGGAGATAAACCGTTTCAGCGACGGGGAAATTTTCGTTGACATAAGAGAAAGCGTGAGAGGTTCGAACGCTTTCATCATACAGTCGACATGCCCTCCGGTAAACGAGAACATAATGGAGCTTCTCGTCATAATAGACGCACTCAAGCGAGCCTCCGCAAGGGTAATAACCGCCGTAATACCGTATTACGGGTAC
This genomic stretch from Candidatus Dadabacteria bacterium harbors:
- the bioB gene encoding biotin synthase BioB codes for the protein MPLDLILRGNQIDILDVVSEKLLEKEEDITFEDALALSELPAERLSELISLARKVTLKYKGDGVFLRSIISAQTGNCPEDCSFCSQSAHFDTEIEAHPLMAAERILGAARQAEKMGAMDFCIVISAKGPTPRIFKKVLEAVDLLCAETNLKVGCSLGDLTREQAYELRDHGVWRYNHNIETCRSHFPSICTTHSYDDRLKTALLVKETGMNLCSGGILGMGESIRQRMEFAFEIRDLNPTWVPINFLDPRPGTPFENLETIQPLEAVRTISIYRLVLPDKIIMTAGGREVTLRDLQAMGLVAGANAMILGNYLTTPGRSPRDDLRMLDDLQMPVRKEILN
- a CDS encoding 2-deoxyribonucleoside glycosidase, encoding MKKIYIASPLGFSEASRGFYYERLLPLVRESGFEVLDPWDIGFKIPAPEAEKEAWRRFNALVGEKNTKAIESSDGVLAVLDGTDVDSGTASEIGYAFALGKKILGYRGDFRLTGDNLGSTVNLQVEYFIRKSGGTIVRSIEELADAVGDVFSG
- a CDS encoding BMP family ABC transporter substrate-binding protein — translated: MRVQDKAFVRRQSAFKHSAATLSSRILPALIYTHPGSSSIFLFLHRSIRPEEKMTGKVLNRTLSANAFLLILPFVVVLFFAVLSCGDDDESGPLVGIVYDEAGKGDKSFNDSAYEGIKRAQEELGTVVSEEITDGTESHREELIRSLAANNDLVIAVGFLFENSIKKVAAEYPDTNFAGIDIQQGNDPPENFASLLFNEAEGSFLVGVAAALTTKTDKVGFIGGLCATPDKLIEKFEAGFIAGVKTVNPDITVKTEYLTGFRDIAGGKRVALRMFGEDADVVFHAAGTSGLGLFDAAKEFSNAEGTEVWAIGVDSDQYQTVEESVREHILTSMLKRVDVAVYNIIEAQKNGEFSGGAVNHDLANNGVDYATSGGFVDDIKDVLEAYKTLIINDVIEVPNDPDNEGCLTPQTY
- the lsrF gene encoding 3-hydroxy-5-phosphonooxypentane-2,4-dione thiolase — protein: MDWGMKNRMARIIRPDTGRAVMLALDHGYFLGPTHRLEVPRETITPLLPYADTIMLTRGVLRTSVDPDSGANVVLRVSGGTSIAGPHLEDEGITVDFEEAIRLNVVGVGLSVFVGTEFERQTLLGLSELVNQGEKYGIPVLGITAVGKELEKRDSRYLGLCCRICAELGARIVKTYYCEDFEKVTSSCPVPIVIAGGPKLDTEMDVFNMTHEAISRGAAGVDMGRNIWQRDNPVAIIRAIRGIVHENMTPKQAHELFMELKEESS
- the bioA gene encoding adenosylmethionine--8-amino-7-oxononanoate transaminase; this translates as MSDRSKQIGSYDREFVWHPFTQMKDYARKDPIVIERAEGSYLIDSEGKKYIDGVSSLWVNIHGHGVPEIDGAIKKQLELVSHSTLLGITNPPAAELAKELVEICPPGLKKVFYSGDGASAVEVALKMAFQYWSHKGRPEKRAFLCLDNGYHGDTLGAVSVGGIDIFHKAFSPLLFKTYRAPSYYCYRCPLGETWPGCGIACADEMGKILRENHEEIAAVILEPCVQAAGGMVVAPDGYLAKVREYCTRYDVLMIVDEVATGFGRTGKMFACEHDGVTPDMMVLGKGMTGGYLPLSATITTDEIYEEFLGDYEEFKTFFHGHSYSGNPLSCAAAMGNLEAFRNNDTLSALSEKTEFLENELREFEGLSHVGNVRNKGLMVGIELVSDKKTKKPYEAAERVGWQVAEEALSHEVLIRPLGDVVVLMPPVGIEMDDLAKLLRATYLSIKKVTEEG
- the bioF gene encoding 8-amino-7-oxononanoate synthase, which encodes METPDSLEWIEDELKVIRGENLFRTLTEIASGQSPEIIIGGKKHILLASNNYLGLSTDPRVMEAAAQALAEYGTGSGGSRLVSGSSDLHAELERKIAEFKSTEAAILFSSGYLANVGTIAALVGEGDTVFSDELNHASIIDGCRLSRATVKIYPHLDTDSLRRMVSRNRGGGKKLIVTDTVFSMDGDLTDLGEICSISERHGCMLMVDEAHAMGVLGKKGSGATEHFGVEDRVPVVMGTLSKAVGSLGGYVAGSRSLVDFIRNRVRSYIFDTSLPAASLAASIEAIGIIEGEPQRRKHLMDLVDTFKAGLCDMGFNVLPSQSAIVPVLTGEPEATLELASVLRELGIYTPAVRPPSVPAGKCRIRASLMATHTEEHISRALSGFRMAGSLVKSS
- a CDS encoding aldehyde dehydrogenase, whose translation is MPDAEIKCNLFIDGEEKTPASGSYSIRENPATEEPLAQVAQGGPEDVDAAVQAAERAFPAWSRLPASERAKYLLRIAQMLSDNRDKISLINTRETGKPIRESSAVEIGGSVRTLEYYSGAHTRLNGETLQVNENQISLTIREPVGVAAHIIPWNFPLLLSFWKIAPALVAGCTVVIKPAELTSCGIFEVAKLCSEAGLPDGVLNVVPGEGSVAGQALTEHPGIGKIAFTGSTEVGKNVMKTAAGQIKRVSLELGGKAPCIVFQDANVEGAVEACLRGGFFNQGENCTAVTRLMLHEKIYDEFLSSYLDRISKIRIGDPEDPETEFGTVISKEHFENVMNYIEKGVSEGARVVAGGNRPEGFEKGYYIAPTVIEDIPPGSVLLREEIFGPVVCVIPFKTEEEAVAAANDVEYGLAGGIWTQDINRALRVAKAVKAGYLWVNTYGGIIPETPYGGFKQSGIGKELGAEGIDNYLETKCVNIFTGESTGKWYKG